Proteins encoded within one genomic window of Pygocentrus nattereri isolate fPygNat1 chromosome 9, fPygNat1.pri, whole genome shotgun sequence:
- the si:dkey-151g10.3 gene encoding serine/threonine-protein kinase WNK2 isoform X3 encodes MATDPGEPTATEESSGEKADGEREEERAQGSRAVRERERTRSTPSDFPSSQTEERRTGRGEGAGGRAGGGEDGQEVEGPARPLSFSTPSSPAAGGPRLRRENKRFFRKSVEICEEEDELEEAPDAPHSAPQFERRASDSVFSGGDQQLPGSASAALGEDGTQGGAQDPEKGASSVPALKGKERDREQEEEAEMKAVATSPGGRFLKFDIELGRGAFKTVYKGLDTETWVEVAWCELQDRKLTKAEQQRFKEEAEMLKGLQHPNIVRFYDSWESVLRGKKCIVLVTELMTSGTLKTYLKRFKVMKPKVLRSWCRQILKGLQFLHTRTPPIVHRDLKCDNIFITGPTGSVKIGDLGLATLMRTSFAKSVIGTPEFMAPEMYEEHYDESVDVYAFGMCMLEMATSEYPYSECQNAAQIYRKVTSGIKPASFDKVNDPEIKEIIEGCIRQNRGERLSIKDLLNHAFFGEDTGVRVELAEEDTGCQDCLALRIWVEEPKKLKGKHKDNEAIEFSYDLENDSAEEVALEMVKSGFFHESDAKVVGKSIRDRVAQIKKSRERRQQQTLEERRDSSALASASFPSVQPSCPSSLGPGAAVATAVAAVTAAPAGATGGQGEAEDLPEVDQHVRQQIHSSTTLGHTEVEGLSAVSGESFASGQSQAYSLAGDTGNPYAHAQSSYPPGTSSLASYPTDVPQMPLHQPGEGVTPHASLIQSQSYITPISPQAPINVLSAGESLGSSLGSMIPQTQQPNIAPVQKSDLVPQQTAVQPQQIVLDPQTTLLQQQPPPSQQANLKTQPQVVLLQQQMDQLQQQGILMQQPPASSGLQPQQIEQPQVVLQEQQLHSSAIQQPYIPQQQQQALAHPQQIESQQQVYTQQPGGVPQQQQPVIQPQIQQQISVPSMEQQQKSQLLLQPQQSQQVYVPCQAGPQEQTMLQQPAVLQSTPQPLQIVEQQHAALVIQQQMEQQKQQQQQIDQQQMLLQQQQNAVLQQKMEHQTLQQQQIEQQQAILQQVEQKQALLQHHLEQQQALLQQQQLEQHQALLHHQQQFEQQQALLTQKQPQLDQQQTLLQQQQLEQQALVQQQLEQHQALLKQQQIEQQQQALLQQQLEQQQKQALLQQQQQQALLQQQQQQLEQQQALLQQQQMEHQQALLRQQQQQPILQQTSQSQIQQQTEQQAFQPQIDQQQQVLLQQQREQKLQQQALQQQQQIELQQQQALFKQQQEQQQIQQQALLLKQQQQLLDQQTAIGQHQSGQQKAITLETVQQQQQQQALLKQQQEQQQLQQQSLLLQQQQHQQLDQQTALGQHHSGQQIAVTLETAQQQQQALRQQQEQQQQALLKQQQEQQQLQQQVLLLQQQQQLDQQAAIGQHHSGQKQTTILETVQQISQIPPCMTQQITSPPHQTHTSLTQQQIEQQQQAFIQQQAVLSQQQHRASVVESQVPAVGQAAPQIVSSQIPSQMQTPVHIQQLMPASSTVHQAQVQHQSQGDPALQIHGQIPVQIQSHSAPQSAVPTLGQAQPTQFQIPQATQQIQATVQTQAAVQSQIQTYVVPGQTQAQMVIQGQSLPPQVVPPQAVAPMLGQGPAAPAAQVPCQMQPQVQAPSTLLPAQYTQAAQLGQQTIQPVQMDLRHATQQHQLPSQQYHQMGLSPVSVGSTIAASSATVVPTTLSTKQQYLQQAGQSQIQVQTQAQPVLQAQQQPVSMTAQIVMQPIQHVQPQVPQHYEQQKQQVQQVQQQPAQPQIQTQPVLSSVQQPLSSQQSSVALDQPQSQLASVLHPVVPSQVPPSQVRTAPLYSQVVAGPPPSPQHQPQTVVPAHTHTQTSTQAQTHSHTQTHIQTQAHSHTQTHTETPATFAQTPYPQTAFQPPQIPSSPSHASFHTSTTLTSLQPAPPTSELPVPAQIQQSQAGLTNIVPTSPPPVHASQPLGSNGPALPPTSLADCDSALLGIAQESPDQSANRHSSSGPTSVNGEESQLLLVNGKLERVKSQRRSSYQRPERTTHFQLSMLQVSNTGDNMVECQLETHSNKMVTFKFDIEGDAPEDIADYMVEEDFVLESEKEKFVGDLRAIVKKAQEILSTQSQTGSMEQLHVSTPSSSTMDSAPQSSPVGRWRFFINQTIRHRDSHSNQGASTPPPGGESQGPNTTETERASDHEGSQHSDNLSGLASPPCASLSAPSPPSSIMSVPASVAVSSVLDVTSSDSVPLTLLMFPGSAAPATSADIAATPQPAAGKVSASTIQAPVPNLASVLPVTPFPAPETVPASAASMASTANFGPGDTVAIVHRLPESQQALSGTSAQSTPTASMVNRGDHVQQQQQQQLPQAALPTAQKAEILQQVLPPKQLKETQPIQLTVASIDQAQMHQNQLLLQQQQQLHQTVQQTIQQSVHQLTQQAQLQPSHTEMRTLPQPKLMETVPQPLAQSGLAKAPEQNTQYMAFQAHHTVSHLPSTQQLVLQQIPQQQGQPEPLPQPPDQQTVHLQSHIPQQQASLEQVQPQAVVQQQAVTMQQYVQQEKIQPPTVLAMQVQQAFQTQDPLQHRAQVQSAGPQQEPAEQLHPQPVVQQVPQETLHSQPTAPPVQKQPSLQQSESEHSTGEASITEDSQSAPLQPSSDVSLPPLPLIETSLPTLAHMLTPSPAQPSSVAESDSEGPPKIEFVDNRIKTLDEKLRTLLYQEYSGTSTSAGSASASTYAPASALAAASASAGGDESSESYSLPPSAFPPPPASSSDTSPHSSSCTTSSTTSRSSSTSPDGEKERMEKENMTQSTLAPSTAVERQPASSSSPPCSLLSHPQEPAPGPTPPPGEPTVLAVPSLSESSAPGDVLWPPSSQQPIPLRPGQQQQHNAGGGYFGLNLTCPSIRNPVSKKSWTRKFKSWACKLRHSASLFKKPRVQQDGNSSSQGLREEKETPSNIQPCTRRGRFQVTPVVQPTDPPPPPEAVPVEGSVHRTVGRFSVTQAEQREDQLTDSSPVSPDLERERRRTKGKEGEKEERRTPVPGHHPPRSHTHSPLGSSDDESEVEDEDLRRELHKLREKHIKEVVSLQAQQNRELQDLYKQLRSLKDQRQPLPLSRTPPLPTAPLAISPRRPRPAKTKLRTRPHSHMDNNGITHQGSLQQSSSYSGGEQARLHSHCNPEKQASLSTRRDHSPPAQGSASKKSTFTDELHKLVDDWTKEAVGPAQTKPSLNQIKQIQQVQELGGWNQATEASPPGWFPTTPLSNKNATVPSGLSTMTCPSYSSTAGQAQPPLTQAPIASLAQQSLHLQSQAFQPLQYGQPPLHQQQMQLLPGSLPLSQPQLLPQPQLQTLAPLASVPASSVPTPLPPHTTPSSTHISTTGPQLAPPTSITAANSSTSTVAGQDTITVATFCSCSSTNSSCSSCCSTSALSASAKLHPTPPTSALPLGQQ; translated from the exons gacCGGAAGTTGACCAAGGCGGAGCAGCAGAGGTTCAAAGAGGAGGCTGAGATGCTGAAGGGTCTACAGCACCCCAACATTGTGCGCTTCTATGACTCCTGGGAGTCGGTGCTGCGAGGAAAGAAGTGCATCGTCCtagtcactgagctcatgaCCTCGGGAACACTTAAAAC ATACTTGAAGCGTTTTAAGGTGATGAAGCCAAAAGTGTTGCGCAGCTGGTGCAGACAGATCCTGAAAGGCCTGCAGTTCCTGCACACCCGCACACCACCAATTGTACACCGGGATCTCAAATGCGACAACATCTTCATCACAGGCCCTACTGGCTCCGTGAAGATTGGAGACCTGGGTCTGGCCACGCTCATGAGGACCTCCTTTGCTAAGAGTGTCATAG GTACCCCAGAGTTCATGGCCCCAGAGATGTATGAAGAGCACTATGATGAGTCTGTGGATGTCTATGCCTTTGGCATGTGCATGCTCGAGATGGCTACATCTGAGTACCCCTATTCTGAGTGCCAGAATGCTGCACAGATCTACCGCAAAGTCACCAGT GGGATCAAGCCTGCCAGTTTTGACAAAGTAAATGACCCAGAAATTAAGGAAATCATTGAGGGCTGTATTCGGCAGAACAGAGGCGAACG GCTCTCCATTAAGGACCTTCTGAACCATGCTTTTTTCGGCGAGGACACAGGAGTGCGGGTGGAGCTGGCTGAGGAGGACACCGGCTGCCAGGACTGCTTGGCTCTGCGCATCTGGGTAGAGGAGCCCAAGAAGCTGAAAGGCAAACACAAGGACAACGAAGCCATCGAGTTCAGCTATGATCTGGAGAATGATAGTGCCGAGGAGGTGGCTCTGGAGATG GTGAAATCTGGGTTTTTCCATGAGAGTGATGCAAAGGTAGTGGGAAAGTCTATTAGAGACAGGGTGGCTCAGATTAAGAAGTCTCGTGAAAGACGGCAGCAGCAGACTCTGGAGGAGCGTCGGGACTCCTCTGCCCTGGCTTCTGCCTCCTTCCCCTCTGTGCAACCCTCCTGTCCGTCCTCACTGGGTCCTGGGGCTGCTGTTGCTACAGCTGTTGCTGCTGTTACTGCTGCTCCTGCAGGTGCAACTGGTGGGCAGGGGGAGGCAGAAGACCTGCCAGAAGTGGACCAGCATGTGCGACAGCAGATCCATAGCAGCACAACACTGGGCCATACAG AAGTGGAGGGTCTTTCTGCAGTCAGCGGAGAATCCTTCGCAAGTGGGCAGAGCCAAGCCTACTCCCTAGCAGGAGATACAGGGAATCCTTATGCTCATGCCCAGTCAAGCTACCCTCCTGGAACCTCC TCCCTTGCCTCGTATCCCACAGATGTGCCACAAATGCCGCTCCACCAGCCGGGAGAGGGAGTGACTCCCCATGCTTCGCTCATACAGTCACAGTCATACATAACCCCCATTTCACCCCAGGCACCCATTAATGTCCTGTCTGCTGGGGAATCCTTAGGATCATCTCTGGGTAGCATGATACCACAAACTCAACAGCCTAATATTGCACCTGTGCAGAAGTCTGATCTAGTGCCCCAACAAACCGCAGTTCAACCACAACAAATAGTATTAGATCCACAGACTACACTGTTACAGCAACAGCCACCACCATCACAACAAGCAAATTTGAAAACACAACCGCAGGTAGTCCTATTACAACAACAGATGGACCAACTTCAACAGCAGGGCATTTTGATGCAACAGCCTCCTGCATCATCAGGATTACAACCACAGCAGATAGAGCAGCCACAGGTAGTTTTACAGGagcagcagctgcattcaagtgCAATTCAGCAGCCATATATCccacagcagcaacagcaggcTCTTGCTCACCCTCAGCAGATAGAGTCTCAGCAACAGGTATACACACAGCAACCTGGAGGAGTGCCCCAGCAACAGCAACCAGTAATCCAGCCGCAGATCCAGCAACAGATATCAGTACCTTCAATGGAACAGCAGCAGAAATCACAGTTATTATTGCAACCACAACAGAGTCAACAGGTATATGTGCCATGCCAGGCTGGACCACAAGAACAGACCATGTTACAACAGCCAGCAGTGCTACAATCAACCCCTCAACCATTACAAATTGTAGAGCAACAACATGCAGCTCTTGTTATACAACAGCAGATGGAacaacaaaagcagcagcaacagcagataGATCAACAACAGATGCTTCttcaacaacagcaaaatgctGTATTGCAACAGAAAATGGAACACCAAACTCTACAACAGCAGCAGATAGAGCAACAACAAGCTATTTTACAACAGGTAGAGCAGAAACAGGCTTTATTGCAGCACCATTTAGAGCAACAACAGGCTCTATTGCAACAACAACAGTTAGAGCAACATCAAGCTCTGTTACACCACCAACAACAATTTGAACAACAGCAAGCTTTGTTAACACAAAAACAACCACAGTTAGATCAGCAGCAAACACTGTTACAGCAACAGCAGCTTGAGCAACAAGCTCTTGTGCAGCAACAATTAGAACAACACCAGGCACTCCTGAAACAGCAGCAGATAGAGCAGCAACAGCAAGCTCTTTTGCAGCAGCAGCTAgagcaacaacaaaagcaagctcttttacagcagcagcaacaacaagcactactccaacagcagcaacaacagttAGAGCAACAACAAGCTCTATTGCAGCAGCAACAAATGGAGCATCAGCAAGCTTTGCTACgccagcaacaacagcagcctATACTGCAGCAAACTTCACAGTCTCAAATACAGCAACAGACTGAGCAACAAgcatttcagcctcagattgaTCAACAGCAGCAGGTGTTACTACAACAGCAGCGAGAACAGAAGTTGCAACAACAGGCactacaacagcagcaacagattgagttacagcagcagcaggctcTGTTTAAGCAACAGCAGGAACAGCAGCAGATACAGCAGCAAGCCTTGTTGttaaaacagcagcaacagctgTTGGACCAACAAACCGCTATTGGTCAACATCAAAGTGGACAACAGAAAGCTATCACTCTTGAGACTgtacaacaacagcagcagcagcaggctcTACTCAAGCAGCAGCAAGAACAACAGCAACTACAACAGCAGTCCTTGTtattacaacaacaacagcatcaACAGTTGGACCAACAAACAGCTCTTGGGCAACATCACAGTGGGCAACAGATAGCTGTCACTCTTGAGACggcacaacagcagcagcaggcgcTACGCCAGCAGcaggaacagcagcagcaggctcTACTCAAGCAACAGCAGGAACAGCAGCAACTACAACAGCAAGTTTTGTTactacaacagcagcaacagttGGACCAACAAGCAGCCATTGGACAGCATCACAGtgggcaaaaacaaacaacaatacTTGAGACAGTTCAACAAATCAGTCAGATACCACCATGTATGACTCAACAGATTACATCCCCACCCCATCAGACACACACAAGTCTTACTCAGCAACAAATAGAGCAACAGCAACAAGCATTTATTCAGCAACAAGCTGTTCTCTCACAGCAGCAGCATAGAGCATCTGTTGTGGAGTCACAGGTTCCAGCTGTTGGTCAAGCAGCACCACAGATAGTTAGCTCTCAAATTCCAAGTCAAATGCAAACCCCAGTGCACATTCAGCAACTTATGCCAGCCTCATCAACAGTTCATCAAGCACAAGTGCAACATCAGAGTCAAGGCGATCCTGCTCTGCAGATCCATGGTCAAATCCCAGTGCAGATCCAAAGTCACTCAGCACCACAGTCAGCAGTTCCAACTCTGGGGCAGGCTCAGCCAACCCAGTTTCAGATACCTCAAGCAACCCAACAAATTCAAGCTACAGTACAGACTCAAGCAGCGGTACAGTCGCAAATACAGACCTATGTGGTCCCAGGTCAGACACAGGCTCAAATGGTCATACAGGGACAGAGTCTTCCACCTCAAGTTGTACCACCTCAAGCTGTAGCTCCTATGCTAGGTCAAGgcccagcagctccagcagctcaagTACCATGCCAAATGCAGCCTCAAGTGCAGGCCCCTTCTACCTTGCTGCCAGCACAGTACACTCAAGCTGCACAGCTTGGTCAGCAGACCATTCAGCCAGTTCAGATGGACCTTAGACATGCTACACAACAGCATCAACTTCCATCTCAGCAGTATCACCAAATGGGGCTGTCGCCAGTATCAGTGGGAAGTACCATTGCTGCATCCTCGGCTACTGTGGTTCCCACCACCCTGAGCACTAAACAGCAGTATTTacagcaggcaggccagtctcaAATTCAAGTCCAGACACAGGCTCAGCCTGTCCTACAGGCACAGCAACAGCCAGTTAGCATGACAGCGCAGATTGTCATGCAGCCCATTCAACATGTACAACCTCAGGTTCCTCAACATTATGAACAGCAGAAACAGCAAGTTCAGCAAGTGCAGCAGCAACCAGCACAACCACAGATTCAGACACAGCCAGTTTTATCATCTGTACAGCAGCCTCTTTCATCACAGCAGTCCTCAGTGGCACTAGATCAACCGCAGTCTCAACTAGCATCAGTCTTGCACCCTGTTGTTCCTTCACAAGTCCCACCAAGTCAAGTTCGAACAGCCCCACTTTACAGTCAGGTTGTAGCAGGTCCACCACCTTCACCACAACACCAGCCACAAACAGTAGTCCctgctcacactcacacccagaCGAGCACCCAGGCACAAACACATagccacacacagacacacattcaaacacaggcgcactcacacacgcagacacacactgaGACCCCAGCCACATTTGCACAAACACCTTACCCGCAGACTGCATTTCAGCCCCCACAGATACCCTCCAGTCCATCCCATGCCTCTTTCCACACATCTACCACCCTGACAAGCCTCCAGCCTGCTCCCCCAACTTCAGAACTCCCTGTCCCAGCTCAGATACAGCAAAGCCAGGCTGGTCTAACAAATATAGTTCCTACCTCCCCTCCTCCTGTCCATGCTTCACAGCCCCTTGGTTCTAATGGCCCTGCCCTCCCCCCGACTTCACTGGCAGACTGTGACTCTGCACTGCTGGGCATTGCACAG GAGAGCCCAGACCAGTCCGCCAACAGACATTCTTCATCAGG CCCTACCTCAGTCAATGGAGAGGAATCTCAGTTACTGTTGGTCAATGGAAAACTGGAGAGAGTGAAGTCTCAAAGGAGATCTTCCTACCAGCGGCCAGAGAGAACCACTCACTTTCAACTAAGCATGCTTCAG GTGTCAAACACTGGAGACAACATGGTGGAGTGCCAACTTGAAACTCATAGTAACAAGATGGTCACTTTCAAGTTTGATATTGAGGGAGATGCACCTGAGGATATAGCAGATTACATG GTTGAGGAGGACTTTGTCCTTgaatcagagaaagagaaatttgTAGGAGATCTGAGGGCTATAGTGAAGAAAGCCCAGGAGATTCTTAGCACTCAATCACAG actggATCTATGGAGCAGTTACATGTGAGCACGCCATCAAGTTCAACTA TGGACTCTGCCCCTCAGTCTTCTCCAGTGGGTCGCTGGAGATTCTTTATCAACCAGACTATTCGTCATCGTGACTCTCATTCCAACCAAGGAGCCTCCACTCCACCTCCAGGAGGGGAGAGCCAGGGACCCAACACCACAGAAACTGAGAGAG CTTCAGACCATGAGGGTTCACAGCACTCAGACAACCTTTCTGGACTCGCATCACCCCCATGTGCCTCACTTTCGGCACCTTCACCCCCTAGctccatcatgtctgtcccAGCCTCAGTTGCTGTTTCCTCAGTTCTTGATGTCACTTCGTCGGACTCTGTCCCATTAACTCTCCTCATGTTCCCAGGCTCAGCAGCTCCTGCAACCTCTGCAGACATAGCAGCTACCCCCCAGCCAGCTGCTGGAAAGGTGTCTGCATCCACCATTCAAGCCCCAGTTCCCAATTTGGCTTCTGTCCTTCCTGTTACGCCATTCCCTGCCCCTGAAACTGTCCCTGCTTCTGCTGCCAGCATGGCCTCAACAGCTAACTTTGGACCTGGAGATACTGTTGCCATAGTGCACAGATTGCCTGAGAGTCAGCAGGCACTTTCTGGTACTTCTGCTCAGAGCACCCCAACAGCTTCTATGGTAAATCGTGGCGACCATgtacagcagcaacaacagcagcagttgCCCCAAGCTGCATTACCAACAGCGCAGAAAGCCGAGATACTCCAGCAGGTTCTCCCACCTAAACAACTTAAAGAGACTCAGCCAATACAGCTTACAGTGGCAAGTATCGATCAAGCTCAAATGCATCAGAACCAGCTTCtgctacagcagcagcaacagttACATCAGACAGTGCAACAAACAATACAGCAGTCAGTGCATCAGCTAACTCAACAAGCACAGCTTCAGCCTAGCCACACAGAAATGCGCACCTTGCCACAGCCTAAGCTGATGGAGACTGTGCCCCAGCCTCTAGCCCAAAGCGGTCTTGCCAAAGCCCCTGAACAGAACACACAGTATATGGCCTTTCAAGCTCATCATACAGTATCTCACTTGCCCTCCACACAGCAGTTAGTACTACAGCAAATACCACAACAGCAGGGGCAGCCCGAACCTCTACCACAACCACCAGATCAGCAGACTGTTCACTTACAGTCTCACATTCCTCAACAGCAAGCCAGCCTGGAGCAGGTGCAGCCACAAGCAGTAGTGCAGCAGCAGGCAGTCACCATGCAGCAATATGTGCAACAGGAAAAAATACAGCCTCCCACTGTGCTGGCTATGCAGGTGCAACAAGCCTTTCAAACACAAGATCCCTTACAACACAGAGCACAGGTTCAGTCTGCAGGTCCACAGCAGGAACCTGCTGAGCAATTACACCCCCAACCTGTGGTACAGCAGGTGCCACAGGAGACGCTACACTCTCAGCCCACAGCACCGCCTGTACAGAAGCAGCCATCTTTACAGCAGTCTGAATCAGAGCATTCCACTGGTGAGGCCAGCATTACAGAGGATAGCCAGTCTGCTCCTCTGCAGCCTTCATCTGATGTTTCTCTGCCCCCTCTGCCACTCATAGAGACATCCCTGCCAACCTTAGCCCACATGCTCACACCCTCCCCTGCTCAGCCTTCATCTGTAGCTGAATCAGACAGTGAGGGCCCCCCAAAAATTGAGTTTGTGGACAACCGTATAAAAACACTGGATGAGAAGCTGAGAACCCTGCTGTACCAGGAATACAGTGGCACATCCACATCAGCAggctctgcttctgcttctaCATATGCCCCCGCCTCTGCCTTGGCCGCGGCTTCTGCCTCCGCCGGGGGTGACGAATCATCAGAGTCCTATTCACTGCCTCCATCTGCCTTCCCACCTCCTCCAGCCTCCTCCTCAGACACCTCTCCACACTCTTCCTCCTGTACAACCTCCTCCACCACCTCCCGCTCCTCTTCCACTTCTCCAgatggagaaaaggagagaatggAAAAAGAGAACATGACCCAGTCCACTCTGGCCCCCTCCACTGCTGTGGAGCGCCAGCCCGCCTCTTCATCCTCCCCTCCATGTTCCCTCCTGTCCCACCCTCAGGAGCCTGCACCTGGACCTACGCCTCCACCTGGTGAACCCACAGTCCTT GCTGTCCCTTCCCTTTCTGAAAGCAGTGCCCCTGGAGACGTCCTGTGGCCTCCCTCCTCCCAGCAGCCCATCCCCCTGCGGCCtggacaacagcagcagcacaatGCAGGAGGTGGATATTTTGGCCTAAACCTGACATGTCCTAGTATCAGAAATCCTGTTAGCAAGAAATCCTGGACTCGCAAATTCAAAAGCTGGGCATGCAAACTGCGCCACTCCGCCAGCTTGTTCAAGAAGCCCAGAGTCCAGCAAG ATGGAAACTCTAGCAGTCAGGgactgagagaggagaaagagacacCCTCAAATATCCAGCCCTGCACACGTAGAGGACGTTTCCAG GTGACCCCAGTGGTCCAACCTACAGACCCACCTCCCCCACCAGAAGCAGTTCCAGTCGAGGGAAGTGTCCACAGGACAGTGGGGCGCTTCTCGGTCACACAGGCTGAGCAGAGAGAGGATCAGCTCACAGACAGCTCCCCTGTCTCACCAgacctggagagggagaggaggagaacaaaagggaaggaaggagagaaggaggagaggaggaccCCAGTGCCTGGCCACCACCCCCCACGCAGCCACACACACTCCCCACTGGGCAGCAGTGATGATGAGAGTGAGGTGGAGGATGAGGACCTAAGGCGAGAGTTGCATAAGCtgagagagaa GCACATCAAAGAGGTGGTGTCCTTGCAGGCGCAACagaacagagaactgcaggACCTCTATAAGCAGCTTCGTAGCCTCAAAGACCAGCGGCAGCCCTTGCCATTGTCCCGGACCCCTCCACTCCCCACTGCACCACTGGCTATCTCTCCACGCAGACCCCGCCCTGCCAAAACCAAGCTCCGAACCCGCCCCCATTCTCACATGGACAACAATGGCATCACACACCAAG GGAGTCTCCAGCAGTCCAGCAGTTATTCTGGTGGAGAGCAAGCCAGACTGCATTCCCACTGCAACCCAGAAAAACAAGCCTCATTGTCCACCAGGAGAG ATCACAGTCCTCCAGCCCAAGGTTCAGCCAGTAAGAAGAGCACATTCACAGACGAACTGCACAAACTCGTAGATGATTGGACAAAAGAGGCTGTTGGGCCAGCCCAAACTAAACCTTCACTCAATCAGATCAAGCAGATTCAGCAAGTGCAGGAGTTAGGTGGCTGGAATCAGGCTACTGAG GCTTCACCTCCAGGCTGGTTCCCCACAACCCCCCTGAGCAACAAGAACGCTACAGTGCCATCCGGTCTTTCTACCATGACCTGCCCCTCCTACAGCAGTACAGCGGGCCAAGCTCAACCACCACTGACACAGGCCCCAATTGCTTCCCTGGCACAGCAGAGCCTTCACCTGCAGAGCCAGGCCTTTCAACCACTGCAGTATGGCCAGCCGCCGCTGCACCAGCAGCAAATGCAGCTCCTGCCAGGCTCCCTGCCTCTGAGCCAGCCACAGCTTCTGCCCCAGCCCCAGCTGCAGACCCTGGCCCCACTGGCCAGCGTGCCTGCCTCCAGCGTGCCTACACCTTTGCCCCCTCACACCACCCCCTCCTCAACACACATCAGCACCACAGGGCCACAGCTGGCCCCACCCACCAGCATCACCGCTGCCAATAGCTCTACCTCCACGGTTGCTGGCCAAGATACCAT